In Paenibacillus sonchi, a single genomic region encodes these proteins:
- a CDS encoding KR prefix domain-containing protein, with protein MKGSAVNNDGQQKTGFTAPSTIGQAEVIRTALKLAEVSPDSIDYIECHGTGTPLGDPIELEALELGYNPERRHACALGSVKTNIGHLDSAAGIASFIKTVLALKHNMLPPSLHFQTPNPVLKVIEKGFYINDRLTEWPRKNEPLRAGISAFGIGGTNAHIIVEQAPPQREASAGREWQLLPVSAKTPSALAEIKKDLERYSKAEPSRLEDIAYTLQVGRKHFPIRELALVNRKSRRVLQFAETATRKGTAGLENAPVIFVIPDFTQRLWSESELDELEQLYQEEPGARRFLNQALGIMNRLVPDRAAVKLGDLRKREYTPVLAFGGYYAVGKLFIEWGLHPEAVIGRGKSQWLAACLSGELSLEEAVHSFLLSLDDCGMEQPEAGRRISRREEIWLVLGAGDEAQPFLDKQSSKPQIVALEKLNTYSLMAAVGTMWLYGQDIKWRELYQHEQRNRLSLPTYAFDRQEFPVDPELFNLNHLLNRPPSGKGWTPANRDDIRKWFYIPAWESAALPNYEGRMLPRDAVWFIFCDAAGLGEALGDLLRQQQIRCIMVELAEHYQQVTADHYRVNPLRSEEMDRLYHSLDAVPDHICYLWTVTSPMEPELANIETGQQLFLHHILRLVQFLGTAAAAQEVHLQIASNGLYSITQEEMLCPMKGLLLGASKIIPYEYPNIKVCHVDFPLAEGDAARQREQARQMLREFQFEFPNKQVAYRGKAGGSNRSKNRFCWPAPARFRYLRTISSV; from the coding sequence ATCAAAGGCTCCGCGGTGAATAATGATGGTCAACAAAAAACGGGATTTACAGCCCCCAGCACCATCGGACAGGCAGAGGTTATCCGGACAGCGCTCAAGCTGGCTGAGGTATCGCCGGACAGCATCGATTACATCGAATGTCACGGGACCGGGACGCCGCTGGGCGATCCGATTGAATTGGAAGCCTTGGAGCTGGGCTATAACCCGGAGCGAAGACATGCGTGTGCGCTCGGCTCAGTCAAAACAAATATTGGACATCTGGACAGCGCAGCAGGCATTGCCTCCTTCATCAAAACAGTACTGGCGCTCAAACATAACATGCTCCCTCCGTCTTTGCATTTTCAGACGCCGAATCCGGTGCTGAAGGTGATTGAAAAGGGTTTTTATATTAATGACCGGCTGACCGAATGGCCCCGCAAAAATGAGCCCTTGCGGGCCGGAATCAGCGCATTCGGCATCGGCGGAACCAACGCCCATATCATTGTCGAGCAAGCACCGCCCCAGCGGGAAGCTTCTGCCGGACGGGAGTGGCAATTGCTTCCCGTTTCAGCGAAAACACCGTCGGCGTTGGCGGAGATCAAAAAGGATCTGGAGCGGTATTCCAAAGCGGAACCCAGTCGTCTTGAAGATATTGCCTATACACTGCAGGTGGGCAGAAAACATTTTCCCATACGGGAGTTAGCCCTTGTCAACCGGAAGAGCCGCCGGGTCCTTCAGTTTGCTGAAACGGCAACAAGGAAGGGCACGGCTGGACTAGAGAATGCTCCGGTGATTTTTGTGATCCCGGACTTTACGCAGCGCCTATGGAGTGAAAGTGAGCTTGATGAACTTGAGCAATTGTATCAGGAGGAACCCGGTGCCCGCCGCTTCCTCAATCAGGCGCTGGGAATCATGAACCGGCTGGTTCCGGACAGGGCTGCTGTGAAGCTGGGGGACCTGCGGAAACGGGAGTACACTCCGGTTCTTGCGTTTGGCGGCTATTATGCAGTAGGAAAGTTGTTCATCGAATGGGGATTGCACCCGGAAGCTGTGATCGGGAGGGGAAAAAGCCAATGGCTGGCGGCCTGCCTGTCGGGAGAGCTTTCGCTTGAAGAGGCTGTCCATTCCTTTCTGTTGAGTCTGGACGATTGCGGGATGGAGCAGCCGGAAGCCGGCCGTAGGATTTCCCGGCGGGAAGAGATTTGGCTGGTGCTGGGCGCAGGGGATGAGGCACAGCCCTTTTTGGACAAGCAGTCTTCCAAGCCCCAAATCGTCGCCCTGGAAAAGCTGAACACCTACTCCCTTATGGCTGCTGTAGGTACTATGTGGCTGTACGGCCAGGACATTAAGTGGCGGGAATTATATCAACACGAGCAGCGGAACCGTCTCTCTTTGCCTACTTATGCCTTTGACCGCCAGGAGTTCCCGGTAGATCCTGAGCTGTTCAACCTTAACCATCTTCTCAATCGTCCTCCATCCGGGAAGGGCTGGACCCCGGCAAATAGAGACGATATCCGCAAGTGGTTTTATATCCCCGCCTGGGAAAGCGCTGCTCTTCCCAACTATGAAGGCAGAATGCTCCCCAGAGATGCAGTCTGGTTCATTTTTTGTGACGCGGCCGGTCTGGGGGAAGCGCTGGGCGATCTGCTCAGGCAGCAGCAGATCCGCTGCATTATGGTTGAGCTTGCAGAGCATTACCAGCAAGTTACGGCAGATCACTACAGAGTGAACCCGCTGCGCAGCGAAGAGATGGACCGGCTGTATCATAGCCTGGATGCGGTTCCGGATCACATCTGCTATCTCTGGACGGTCACCTCTCCGATGGAGCCGGAGCTGGCCAATATCGAAACCGGCCAGCAATTGTTTTTGCATCATATTTTGCGTCTGGTCCAATTCTTAGGCACTGCGGCTGCGGCTCAAGAGGTACACTTGCAGATCGCTTCGAATGGATTGTATTCAATAACACAAGAAGAAATGCTGTGCCCCATGAAAGGGCTGCTGCTGGGTGCCAGCAAAATTATTCCGTACGAATATCCGAATATCAAGGTTTGCCATGTGGATTTCCCGCTGGCGGAAGGTGATGCCGCACGGCAAAGAGAGCAGGCCCGGCAAATGCTCCGGGAATTCCAGTTTGAGTTTCCGAACAAGCAAGTCGCATACCGGGG
- a CDS encoding beta-ketoacyl synthase N-terminal-like domain-containing protein codes for MQNYSGLEIAVIGLAGRFPGAGTISEYWDNLKNGVHSVQTFSEQELVAAGVEPGLAAKAEYVKAKGYLEAGNCFDARFFDYTPLEAELMDPQMKVFHECIWAALEDAGYAAEADQQLIGLFAGASPNHMWEGLMGLSGKSEVMGHWAASQLLDKDYLSLRIAHKLNLKGPALSIYTACSTSLVAVHMAAQSLLNGECDIALAGGVTVTLPEKSGYEYQEGMILSPDGKCRAFDAGGKGIVGETERAQPS; via the coding sequence GTGCAGAATTACAGTGGTTTGGAAATTGCAGTCATCGGCCTTGCCGGCAGATTTCCGGGAGCAGGTACGATTTCTGAATACTGGGACAATCTAAAGAACGGTGTTCATTCGGTTCAGACCTTTAGTGAGCAAGAATTGGTTGCCGCCGGAGTAGAACCCGGCTTGGCCGCTAAGGCAGAGTATGTCAAGGCAAAGGGCTATCTGGAAGCAGGCAATTGTTTTGACGCCCGTTTTTTTGACTACACCCCCCTGGAAGCAGAACTGATGGACCCGCAGATGAAAGTGTTTCATGAGTGTATTTGGGCGGCCTTGGAGGATGCCGGCTACGCGGCGGAGGCGGATCAGCAGCTTATCGGGCTGTTTGCGGGGGCATCTCCGAATCATATGTGGGAAGGGCTTATGGGCCTGTCCGGCAAAAGTGAGGTCATGGGGCATTGGGCCGCCTCCCAGCTGCTGGATAAAGATTATTTAAGCTTGCGGATCGCGCACAAATTAAACCTCAAGGGCCCGGCCCTGTCGATCTATACCGCATGCTCCACCTCTCTCGTTGCCGTGCATATGGCGGCGCAGTCGCTGCTGAACGGCGAGTGTGATATCGCCTTGGCGGGCGGGGTCACGGTCACCCTGCCTGAAAAAAGCGGGTATGAATATCAGGAGGGCATGATCTTATCCCCGGACGGGAAATGCCGGGCGTTTGACGCCGGCGGAAAAGGGATCGTGGGGGAGACGGAGCGGGCGCAGCCGTCCTGA
- a CDS encoding non-ribosomal peptide synthetase has product MKGNFFANVPYLNDVYKKEQQYWLHKLAGLPDKSHFPYDPHKDRHQERHIETIPFSLDSVHARKLVQISNDSDARLHVLLLAFTSVWLLKYSGQTDIVLGTSIYRQHSEEDFINTVLPVRVQVQNEMRLIDLISLMKQTVSEAARHQNYPFELMLKQAGLDSGFLDVSVIVSNIQDEQYLSGTLSNFTMIVQREESVLQGEIRFNASVYSADTVNRLLEHFHVLLEQSLADLHSSVQELSILTEKDRRIIACSNATSAGFPEDATIPALFGECAAKYPNHTAAVFANERMSYQELNRKSNQAAHHLRRLGVTAESVVALILPPSLEMIIGILAVLKAGGAYLPIDPDLPAQRVDYILKDSQARQILTVQSIRLPSGTGESCEVIFLDDPMLEQYSSSNLEHVIHPNDLAYIIYTSGTTGNPKGVMIEHRNVVRLFFHEHNRFDFTCQDTWTLFHSFGFDFSVWEIFGALLHGGKLLLIPKLLKKDYRYIVQELRNEHVTVFNQTPSSFYQFIQEELEDTGEKLRLRYVILGGEALQPGKLEAWKVKYPGTRIINMYGITETTVHTTFKEIGTEQIQANQNNIGVPFSTVEVYIFNRQHEQVPIGTVGEIWVGGEGVARGYLNRTELTEDRFQTRRMGDRWIRLYRTGDLGRYLPSGEMEYVGRRDNQVKIRGFRIELDEISAHLLTVESIKEAVVSAREIEPKTQILVAYVVIKAGREATFDPVEIRQYLQTRISDYMIPSVLLPISKIPLTLNGKVDYEKLNTLELKQQAKGVLTPPTTEMEHRIAEIWKTILRMDRIGVHSTIFDLGGTSFDVITISKALSEELSQEVPVITLFTYPTISLLAKVLQADSPVTELSAESREASIEEGKRARRQKLRLLKK; this is encoded by the coding sequence GTGAAAGGTAATTTCTTCGCCAATGTACCGTACTTGAATGACGTGTACAAGAAGGAACAGCAATACTGGCTGCACAAGCTGGCCGGCCTGCCTGACAAGAGTCACTTCCCTTATGACCCTCATAAAGACCGTCATCAGGAACGCCATATAGAAACAATCCCCTTTTCACTGGACTCCGTCCATGCCCGGAAGCTGGTGCAGATCAGCAATGACTCCGATGCCCGGTTGCATGTGCTGCTGCTGGCGTTCACTTCCGTATGGCTGCTCAAGTATTCGGGACAAACGGATATCGTGCTTGGCACAAGCATTTACCGGCAGCACAGCGAGGAGGATTTCATTAATACCGTCCTCCCGGTTCGCGTACAGGTTCAGAATGAGATGCGGCTGATTGACCTGATTTCCTTGATGAAGCAGACGGTTTCTGAAGCCGCCCGGCACCAAAACTATCCGTTTGAGTTAATGTTGAAGCAGGCAGGCTTAGATTCCGGCTTTTTGGATGTTTCCGTGATTGTGAGCAACATTCAGGACGAGCAGTATTTATCCGGAACCCTGTCAAATTTCACAATGATCGTCCAAAGAGAGGAGAGCGTGCTCCAGGGTGAAATCCGCTTCAATGCTTCGGTCTACAGTGCCGATACGGTCAACCGGTTGCTGGAGCATTTCCATGTGCTGCTGGAGCAGTCGCTTGCAGACTTGCACAGCTCTGTGCAGGAGCTTTCAATTCTGACAGAGAAGGACCGGCGAATCATCGCCTGCAGCAATGCCACATCTGCGGGCTTTCCGGAAGATGCAACGATCCCGGCCCTCTTTGGGGAATGTGCTGCTAAATATCCGAACCATACGGCGGCAGTATTTGCAAATGAGCGCATGTCCTACCAGGAGCTGAACCGCAAATCGAATCAAGCGGCCCATCATCTGCGCCGGCTAGGCGTAACGGCCGAATCGGTTGTAGCCTTGATCCTGCCGCCTTCTCTGGAAATGATCATCGGAATCCTGGCGGTCCTTAAGGCGGGAGGCGCATATTTGCCCATCGACCCGGACCTCCCGGCACAGAGGGTTGACTATATTCTGAAGGATAGTCAAGCCAGGCAGATACTAACGGTTCAATCAATCCGCTTACCGTCAGGAACCGGTGAAAGCTGTGAGGTGATTTTTCTCGATGACCCCATGCTGGAGCAGTATTCCAGTTCCAACCTGGAGCATGTCATTCATCCTAACGACTTGGCCTATATCATTTATACTTCCGGCACTACAGGAAATCCCAAAGGCGTCATGATCGAACACCGGAATGTGGTCCGGCTATTTTTTCATGAACATAACAGGTTTGATTTCACCTGCCAGGATACATGGACGCTTTTTCATTCGTTTGGCTTTGACTTCTCCGTGTGGGAAATTTTCGGCGCATTGCTGCATGGCGGCAAGCTGCTGCTGATTCCGAAGCTGCTCAAGAAAGATTACCGGTACATTGTGCAGGAGCTCCGGAACGAACACGTAACCGTATTCAACCAGACGCCGTCCTCCTTCTACCAATTCATTCAAGAAGAGCTGGAGGATACTGGGGAGAAGCTGCGCTTACGTTATGTGATTCTTGGCGGAGAGGCTTTGCAGCCGGGCAAGCTGGAAGCCTGGAAGGTGAAATATCCCGGCACCCGAATCATCAACATGTATGGGATTACCGAAACGACGGTACATACAACTTTTAAGGAAATCGGCACAGAGCAGATCCAAGCGAATCAGAACAATATCGGTGTGCCTTTTTCAACAGTAGAGGTCTATATTTTCAACCGGCAGCATGAGCAAGTCCCGATTGGAACTGTCGGAGAAATATGGGTTGGCGGCGAGGGAGTAGCGCGCGGATATCTCAATCGGACGGAATTGACTGAAGACAGATTCCAAACCCGCAGGATGGGGGACCGTTGGATACGTCTTTACCGGACCGGTGATCTGGGCAGATATCTGCCGAGCGGTGAAATGGAGTATGTAGGGCGCAGGGACAACCAGGTGAAGATAAGAGGGTTCCGCATCGAGCTTGACGAAATATCCGCCCACCTCCTGACGGTAGAGTCTATTAAGGAAGCTGTAGTATCGGCACGGGAGATTGAGCCAAAGACCCAAATCCTGGTTGCCTATGTGGTGATCAAAGCGGGGCGGGAAGCAACGTTTGATCCAGTGGAGATCAGGCAGTATCTGCAAACACGCATAAGCGATTATATGATCCCTTCCGTCCTGCTGCCGATATCCAAAATTCCGTTAACACTGAATGGAAAAGTAGACTACGAAAAGCTTAATACCCTTGAGCTCAAGCAGCAGGCAAAAGGGGTGCTGACCCCTCCAACAACGGAGATGGAGCACAGAATAGCGGAGATTTGGAAAACCATCCTCCGAATGGACCGCATCGGTGTGCATTCGACCATATTTGATCTGGGCGGAACGTCATTTGATGTGATCACGATCAGCAAGGCCTTGTCAGAAGAACTGAGTCAAGAGGTGCCGGTGATCACCTTGTTTACCTATCCAACGATAAGTCTGCTGGCTAAGGTCCTCCAGGCGGACAGCCCTGTGACGGAACTGAGTGCGGAATCAAGAGAAGCTTCCATCGAAGAAGGCAAACGGGCAAGAAGGCAAAAATTACGTCTGTTGAAGAAGTAG
- a CDS encoding condensation domain-containing protein, which translates to MTGLPAQSRPVSSAPGISYQSEEHPLFEYSVKENTGRTVFISYFHAGRDWVLDEHRIAGRAVLPGTCYLEMARAAYQSASSNPEAAVMIRDVFFLTPLAVADNTEVPVRTILTRDAEDCQFTIESCPEAPEGRWILHARGRIDTADIKSQDYELDAIRNACDHSRYGREHYNNRRDSQFRYGPRWDSYHWGGFSEQGGLSWIELPQAFAGDLAVYGFHPAILDVALVHMGLAQTGAGQYVPFGYRNITVHGKVPGRVYSYIRHRTEHTFGSKIMEFDLTIMDEHGQGIVEIEGYQVTAVTNEQVSGGGEAAEKTTAVQAALLTADGNSGALTPEEGLMILDAALSAAYPQVIVSTVDLPARVEAYRNEKVNLYQDNGGSSAAEVRASGVNMSAEELEHVIRSIWQSVLGHEQISSDDDFFDLGGDSLKVLTVAERIYQAVNIKIPVSVFFHTTVLNELARHIQAACHTTNDYAAIQKAAPGAYYPLSSAQKRLYFHQQLQPDSVAYNILEITSVEGNLDPGKLQNAFDLLIQRHAVLRTSFDVINGEIVQIIHDRAAFQVEHVTVKEDEVDQVVEQFMQPFDLRSAPLLRVKIVRCGMQKYVWLFDIHHIIADNLSVEILKGELIRIYNGQARQLKPILLEYVDFVGWQNEQIRRGKFGKQTEYWLQQLSGELPENHLPADYPRPAVLSHQGDIYTFTLDETVTGRLKQGMKRNTTTLFMNMMALFSVLLQKYTGQDEVMIGASLAGRNHADLADMVGMFANVLPFRSRINRDGSFEQLLTEIKTQSLQIFENQDVQFEVLVEALGRSHQLSENPLFNVMLVLPDVAPAEAAMDQVRLQAYPFRNPSSKFDLTLWVYDYDDSIEMRMEYSTDLFARKTITTMCRHLLDIASQVAGNPDILVKEIMLDSGLVRTEALDLLDDGNDFVF; encoded by the coding sequence ATGACAGGACTTCCGGCGCAATCCCGTCCAGTCAGCTCTGCTCCAGGCATTTCTTATCAGTCCGAAGAGCATCCGTTGTTTGAGTATTCCGTGAAAGAGAATACAGGACGTACTGTGTTTATTTCCTACTTCCATGCAGGCAGAGATTGGGTCCTGGATGAACACCGCATAGCGGGCCGGGCCGTGCTGCCGGGAACATGTTATCTGGAAATGGCGCGTGCAGCCTATCAATCAGCGTCCTCGAATCCTGAAGCAGCCGTAATGATCCGTGATGTCTTTTTCCTGACCCCGCTGGCGGTCGCGGACAATACGGAGGTTCCCGTCCGAACGATCCTTACCCGGGACGCAGAAGACTGTCAGTTTACGATAGAAAGCTGCCCGGAGGCCCCGGAGGGCAGGTGGATACTCCACGCACGCGGCCGCATTGATACTGCTGACATCAAGTCCCAAGACTATGAATTGGATGCGATCCGCAATGCCTGCGATCACAGCCGCTATGGCAGGGAGCATTACAACAACCGGCGGGACAGCCAATTCCGGTATGGTCCCCGGTGGGACAGCTACCATTGGGGAGGATTCTCTGAGCAGGGGGGCCTGTCCTGGATTGAACTTCCGCAAGCGTTCGCAGGAGATCTTGCGGTTTACGGGTTCCATCCGGCGATCCTAGATGTGGCGCTGGTGCACATGGGCCTTGCACAAACCGGGGCCGGCCAGTACGTTCCGTTCGGCTACAGGAACATTACGGTCCATGGGAAGGTGCCGGGAAGAGTATACAGTTATATCCGTCACCGGACAGAACACACTTTTGGAAGCAAAATCATGGAGTTCGATCTGACGATTATGGATGAACACGGCCAAGGGATCGTTGAAATCGAGGGATATCAGGTTACAGCCGTTACTAATGAACAGGTCAGCGGGGGAGGCGAGGCTGCTGAAAAAACAACTGCGGTCCAGGCGGCTCTGTTAACTGCCGACGGCAATTCGGGTGCTTTGACTCCTGAGGAAGGCCTTATGATTCTGGATGCCGCATTATCGGCAGCCTATCCACAGGTGATTGTATCTACTGTTGATTTGCCTGCACGCGTGGAAGCATACAGAAATGAGAAGGTAAACCTGTATCAGGACAATGGCGGCAGCTCTGCGGCGGAGGTGCGGGCTTCAGGAGTGAATATGTCTGCCGAGGAATTAGAACATGTGATCCGCAGCATCTGGCAGAGTGTCCTGGGGCATGAGCAGATCTCCAGCGACGATGACTTTTTTGACTTGGGCGGGGATTCGCTGAAGGTGCTGACAGTCGCAGAGAGGATTTATCAGGCGGTCAACATCAAGATTCCGGTTTCGGTCTTCTTTCATACAACCGTGCTGAACGAGCTTGCCCGGCATATTCAAGCTGCCTGCCATACAACCAATGATTATGCTGCCATTCAAAAAGCTGCGCCCGGGGCTTATTATCCCTTATCATCGGCGCAAAAACGGTTGTATTTTCACCAGCAGCTTCAGCCGGACAGCGTTGCATACAACATCCTGGAGATCACATCGGTGGAAGGGAATCTCGATCCGGGTAAATTACAAAACGCATTTGATCTATTAATCCAGAGGCATGCGGTGCTGCGGACCAGCTTTGACGTCATCAACGGGGAGATTGTCCAGATCATCCATGACCGTGCAGCGTTTCAAGTGGAGCATGTGACCGTGAAGGAGGATGAAGTCGACCAGGTGGTTGAACAGTTTATGCAGCCGTTTGATCTGCGGTCGGCTCCTTTACTGCGTGTAAAGATTGTCCGCTGCGGGATGCAGAAGTATGTGTGGCTGTTTGATATTCACCATATCATTGCCGATAACCTCTCCGTTGAAATTCTCAAAGGTGAGCTTATCCGCATATATAACGGTCAAGCCAGACAGCTAAAGCCCATTCTCCTGGAGTATGTGGACTTTGTGGGCTGGCAGAACGAACAGATCAGACGCGGAAAATTCGGCAAGCAAACGGAGTATTGGCTTCAGCAATTATCGGGAGAGCTGCCGGAGAACCATCTTCCCGCCGATTATCCGCGTCCTGCCGTGCTGAGCCACCAAGGCGATATTTATACATTTACTTTGGATGAGACTGTAACAGGCCGGTTGAAGCAGGGGATGAAGCGCAATACCACCACATTATTCATGAATATGATGGCCCTTTTCAGTGTCCTGCTGCAAAAATACACGGGGCAGGATGAAGTGATGATCGGGGCCAGTCTTGCCGGAAGAAACCATGCAGATCTGGCGGATATGGTCGGCATGTTCGCCAATGTGCTGCCCTTCCGATCCCGCATCAACCGCGATGGATCGTTTGAACAGCTGCTGACAGAAATCAAAACGCAGAGTTTGCAGATTTTTGAAAATCAGGATGTGCAGTTTGAGGTACTGGTCGAAGCCTTGGGCCGGAGCCATCAGCTGAGCGAGAATCCCTTATTTAATGTAATGCTGGTGCTGCCGGATGTTGCGCCCGCCGAAGCGGCTATGGATCAGGTGAGGCTGCAGGCGTATCCGTTCCGCAACCCGTCGTCCAAATTCGACTTGACGCTATGGGTGTACGATTATGACGACAGCATTGAAATGCGGATGGAATATTCGACGGATTTGTTTGCCCGCAAGACGATCACAACGATGTGCAGGCACTTGCTGGATATTGCCAGCCAGGTGGCCGGCAACCCGGACATCCTTGTCAAAGAAATTATGCTGGATTCAGGTCTCGTCAGGACAGAAGCGCTGGATTTGCTGGATGACGGGAATGATTTTGTTTTTTGA